In a single window of the Campylobacter iguaniorum genome:
- a CDS encoding uracil-DNA glycosylase family protein, which translates to MSNILYKLHFYKAIGYKFVDIDSFFSQSENGVLSFESLNQDIGSCNLCQLCKTRTKSVVGSGSKQPNLMIVSSHPDSNDDKAGYANLDEDFRQKLEQIGIKNENIYFTYLLKCKPSSNLTYMSLGFRQCQYYFGEELRLVNPKVILALGEDVFLNITNEKNCAFDSVRGGIFKFKNALLLPTYSLEFVAKNPSLLPNFNNDLEKLKGYA; encoded by the coding sequence GTGAGTAATATTTTATATAAGTTGCATTTTTACAAGGCAATTGGATATAAATTTGTCGATATTGATAGTTTTTTTTCACAAAGTGAGAATGGAGTTTTGAGCTTTGAGAGCTTAAATCAAGATATTGGAAGTTGCAATCTTTGCCAGCTTTGCAAAACTAGAACTAAATCAGTCGTTGGCAGTGGAAGCAAGCAGCCAAATTTGATGATAGTTTCTAGCCATCCAGATTCAAACGACGATAAAGCTGGATATGCAAATTTAGATGAAGATTTTAGGCAAAAACTTGAGCAAATAGGTATAAAAAATGAGAATATTTATTTTACTTATTTGCTAAAATGCAAGCCTTCTTCAAATTTGACATATATGAGTTTAGGATTTAGGCAATGTCAATATTACTTTGGAGAAGAGCTAAGACTAGTAAACCCAAAAGTGATTTTGGCTCTTGGCGAAGATGTTTTTTTAAATATCACAAATGAAAAAAACTGCGCATTTGACAGCGTACGTGGTGGGATTTTTAAATTTAAAAATGCCTTGCTTTTGCCGACTTACTCTTTGGAGTTTGTGGCTAAAAATCCAAGCTTGCTGCCAAATTTCAACAATGATTTAGAAAAATTAAAAGGATATGCATGA
- a CDS encoding YbgC/FadM family acyl-CoA thioesterase, whose product MQIRVYYEDTDAGGIVYHANYIKFCERARSEFCFNAGVKFSSDYHFVVTKIVANYIKSAVLGDILEVKTSVSRIAKASMVLDQSIYRVSNLDGAKQNELLFTAQVTVAFMLHGKVGRLDSKLVELFSSI is encoded by the coding sequence ATGCAAATACGAGTTTATTATGAAGATACGGACGCTGGTGGGATAGTTTATCACGCCAACTATATCAAATTTTGCGAGCGCGCTAGAAGTGAGTTTTGTTTTAATGCGGGGGTTAAATTTAGTAGTGACTATCATTTTGTGGTTACAAAAATAGTCGCAAACTACATCAAGTCAGCAGTTTTAGGTGATATTTTGGAGGTCAAGACTAGCGTTAGCAGAATCGCAAAAGCAAGTATGGTTTTAGACCAGAGTATTTATAGAGTGTCAAATTTGGATGGCGCCAAGCAAAATGAGCTGCTTTTCACAGCTCAAGTTACAGTCGCTTTTATGCTTCATGGCAAGGTCGGCAGACTTGATTCTAAGCTAGTAGAGCTATTTTCATCTATATAA
- a CDS encoding CRISPR-associated endoribonuclease Cas6, giving the protein MLIITSRIPSVNFSIKKGLARLVQGYIYNQLSPAEHVGYKHSNGKVFKRVNFDFNLVNNQIKIRFSSCEPKLEETLAMAILKDGLVLGEIHLVDTHIEFIHNLTSKNHVVISGFVACAITSLLGYKIYLEPQDSRHLEMMKLNALQRYETLMQKPYDGEFELSLKWQNLNRPREFYYKGDIPLKAWLAKWEIKAKADLINLLLSAGVGSGCMNYGCGFLEIEQE; this is encoded by the coding sequence ATGCTTATTATAACATCTCGCATTCCTTCGGTAAATTTTAGTATAAAAAAGGGGCTTGCGAGACTTGTACAAGGCTATATATACAATCAGCTTTCGCCAGCTGAGCATGTGGGCTACAAGCATAGTAATGGCAAGGTGTTTAAGAGAGTAAATTTTGATTTTAATTTGGTGAATAATCAAATAAAAATTCGTTTTAGTTCTTGTGAGCCAAAATTAGAAGAAACTTTAGCAATGGCCATTTTAAAAGATGGGCTGGTGCTAGGTGAGATTCACTTGGTCGATACGCATATTGAATTTATTCATAATCTAACTAGTAAAAATCACGTGGTTATAAGTGGATTCGTAGCTTGCGCGATAACAAGTCTTTTGGGTTATAAAATTTACCTTGAACCGCAAGATTCTAGACATTTAGAAATGATGAAACTCAATGCTTTGCAAAGATATGAAACTTTGATGCAAAAGCCTTATGATGGCGAATTTGAGCTAAGCCTAAAATGGCAAAATCTAAACCGCCCAAGAGAGTTTTATTATAAAGGCGATATTCCGCTGAAAGCTTGGCTTGCCAAATGGGAGATAAAAGCTAAAGCTGATCTTATAAATTTATTACTTAGTGCTGGCGTTGGAAGCGGATGTATGAATTATGGATGTGGGTTTTTAGAAATAGAGCAAGAGTAA
- a CDS encoding TM1802 family CRISPR-associated protein yields the protein MSDIVKIFSQIGSIYANDAIKIKNKAFEYKAIKAYLFDIENKSIEPNLNLDKDDLIICRFGVGANSGNLFPNILFKTNELKKDSKKFIKSVLKSTENLLSKFSDEDINKDDKLLLLKSVDEDYFNNKIDEILNLQEDKDKKTPTYFCLAYKNKPISAYYKQIFIDHISSNEETKENGYDILTNKFGIGADANLAFCSSNELPPKMQWIKSQLLPLNSNSAKLVKMGYEVMDKNLSYNFYGLKMALIPIVLSDNSEFLKEILEILKSTQAEVSSQTKKDQVIEGIKKTEFFIHNGLEISAESQQGLPVINTILFYEKSNAAVNLHLSIDDVLPSFITYVGKQMNASRIKAFRDKDSGNKDNFIYLQKLFKDKLEIMSVLLARVKLDKDVIFKKIEQLIYYGTVNMDYAYAIGWDKYFNERLPDRSIDAIKRYIDLFNNIETTKEKIILQKEIKLEEKMDKKQKIDYLFDSSEFLKENSSLKSAYLIGMLSANLINWQFGVNQSGSSSYAKWLNNCGQINKDSLDRIWKKSEETVRKLCSISGQTNPISTIAYINDKLMPFLADSLADKSIVKSSYIALAFAMGGSDFNKYIKTKKEGE from the coding sequence TTGAGTGATATAGTTAAAATTTTTTCCCAGATCGGCTCCATATACGCAAATGATGCAATAAAGATAAAAAATAAGGCTTTTGAATATAAAGCCATAAAAGCATATTTGTTTGATATAGAAAATAAAAGTATAGAGCCAAATTTAAATTTAGATAAAGACGATCTAATAATATGTAGATTTGGGGTTGGAGCTAATTCTGGAAATCTATTTCCAAATATTTTATTTAAAACAAATGAACTTAAAAAAGATAGCAAAAAATTTATAAAATCCGTGTTGAAATCTACAGAAAATCTTTTATCTAAATTTAGTGACGAAGATATTAACAAAGATGACAAATTACTTTTGCTTAAAAGTGTAGATGAAGATTATTTTAATAACAAAATAGATGAAATATTAAATTTGCAAGAAGATAAAGATAAAAAAACGCCTACTTATTTCTGCCTTGCTTATAAAAATAAACCAATTTCAGCATATTACAAGCAAATTTTTATAGATCATATTTCTAGCAATGAAGAGACAAAAGAAAATGGATATGATATTTTAACGAATAAATTTGGTATAGGGGCTGATGCAAATTTGGCGTTTTGTTCATCCAACGAACTCCCGCCAAAAATGCAGTGGATAAAATCGCAACTTCTGCCACTCAACTCAAATAGTGCAAAGTTAGTTAAAATGGGTTATGAAGTTATGGATAAAAATTTATCATATAATTTTTATGGCTTAAAAATGGCTTTAATTCCAATAGTATTGTCTGATAATAGTGAATTCTTAAAAGAAATTTTAGAAATTTTAAAATCTACTCAAGCAGAAGTATCTAGCCAAACAAAAAAAGATCAAGTCATTGAAGGGATTAAAAAAACAGAATTTTTTATCCACAATGGTCTTGAAATATCTGCCGAGTCTCAGCAAGGTTTGCCAGTAATAAATACGATTTTGTTTTATGAAAAATCTAATGCTGCAGTAAATTTACATCTTAGCATTGATGATGTTTTGCCATCTTTTATAACTTATGTTGGCAAACAAATGAACGCATCAAGAATAAAGGCCTTTAGAGATAAAGACAGCGGAAATAAGGATAATTTTATCTATCTTCAAAAATTATTTAAAGATAAATTAGAAATTATGAGTGTTTTGCTTGCTAGAGTTAAATTGGATAAAGATGTTATTTTTAAAAAGATCGAACAGCTTATATATTATGGAACTGTCAATATGGACTACGCATATGCTATTGGTTGGGATAAATACTTCAATGAAAGACTTCCAGACAGAAGCATAGACGCTATTAAAAGATATATTGATTTATTTAATAATATTGAAACAACAAAAGAAAAAATAATCTTACAAAAGGAGATAAAATTGGAAGAAAAAATGGATAAAAAGCAAAAAATCGACTATCTCTTTGATAGTAGTGAATTTTTAAAAGAAAATAGCTCCTTAAAAAGTGCATATTTGATCGGAATGCTTAGTGCAAATTTGATAAATTGGCAATTTGGTGTAAATCAAAGCGGTAGCAGCTCGTATGCAAAATGGCTGAATAATTGCGGACAAATAAATAAAGATAGCCTTGATAGAATTTGGAAAAAGTCCGAAGAGACAGTGCGAAAATTATGCTCTATTAGCGGCCAGACAAATCCAATTTCTACAATCGCATATATCAATGATAAATTAATGCCTTTTTTGGCAGATTCTTTGGCTGATAAAAGTATAGTAAAAAGCTCTTATATTGCTTTAGCGTTTGCTATGGGTGGAAGCGATTTTAATAAATATATCAAAACTAAAAAAGAAGGGGAATAA
- the cas3 gene encoding CRISPR-associated helicase Cas3' yields the protein MSDFLSHPDKPYIDHIKRMVDISDSKLEKEVKAFHDVAKLKSTFQKYIQNLDVFVENKNHALLSAYMFLENCVNDELDTVFGFLAIVLHHKEICDLDDINDYFCLNEKELSFANEVLQNAKTLDIYQNISFSKDDLSSKTKNLERFLMNRKFRHKFDYDDFVNFKGLFSNLIYSDKYEAIFSSEKIKSKNVDIALLENYIANLSPHKKRDEFRKFVLNNFDENHRLFTLTAPTGYGKTLTVLNYALKFNKSRIIFTLPFTTIIDQTYDIISEIYSSQNSVFKIHHKTTINENVDEDRYSEIKFLMNSFSADINVTTLYQLIFAMFGNSNKDNVKFNQLKNSVIIIDEAQAIPYTLRKDFIKLCEIISQRFDSVFIFMSATMPIISGGKFKEISNLDYFKDQKRYDICWLELENEAALYESISKSAMKNHTLVVVNTVEKAQELFYKFKSDFKTYSLTSYMSDEHKQKTISCIQNKLTKNDEKILLISTQSIEAGVDVSFEVGFREVAPISSIIQTAGRINRHFGDKKGKLYVFDDISGHTDDIYGDLKMISDPIISDMLKKSDICESEVLEFSNAYFEKIYTNLESYILEKDMQNLKFASTNKKISEIMNVENGKTMLVIEPYDGFVDGLKTKFSEIKNQKTDKFNQMNKIDKLIIKELIKHSINISKSDQEKIKSINLKDVNFIHDVKFLPFNAREYNDEVGFNKLFIDEIFS from the coding sequence TTGTCTGATTTTTTATCTCATCCTGATAAACCTTATATCGATCATATAAAACGTATGGTTGATATAAGCGATTCTAAGCTCGAAAAAGAAGTCAAAGCTTTTCACGATGTAGCAAAGCTAAAATCTACATTTCAAAAATATATCCAAAATCTAGATGTTTTTGTTGAAAACAAAAATCACGCTTTGCTTTCAGCCTATATGTTTTTAGAAAATTGCGTTAATGACGAGTTAGATACGGTTTTTGGGTTTTTAGCTATTGTTTTGCATCACAAAGAGATTTGTGATTTAGATGACATTAATGATTATTTTTGTCTAAACGAAAAAGAGCTTAGCTTTGCTAATGAAGTTTTGCAAAATGCAAAAACATTAGACATATATCAAAATATTTCATTTTCTAAAGATGATTTGAGCAGTAAAACTAAAAACCTTGAACGTTTTTTGATGAATAGAAAATTTAGACATAAGTTTGATTATGATGATTTTGTAAATTTTAAAGGGCTGTTTTCAAATTTAATCTACAGTGATAAATATGAAGCTATTTTTAGTAGCGAAAAAATTAAGTCCAAAAATGTAGATATAGCACTACTAGAAAATTACATAGCAAACCTAAGTCCACACAAAAAACGAGATGAGTTTAGAAAATTTGTTTTAAATAATTTCGATGAAAATCACCGACTTTTTACTCTTACTGCGCCAACTGGATATGGTAAAACACTTACAGTGCTTAACTATGCACTTAAATTTAATAAAAGTAGAATCATTTTCACACTTCCATTTACCACGATTATAGATCAAACTTATGATATTATTAGTGAAATTTACAGCTCACAAAATAGTGTGTTTAAAATCCATCATAAAACAACTATAAATGAAAATGTAGATGAAGATAGATATTCTGAGATAAAATTTCTTATGAATTCATTTAGCGCAGATATTAATGTTACTACCTTATATCAGCTGATATTTGCGATGTTTGGCAATTCAAACAAAGACAATGTCAAATTTAATCAGCTTAAAAATAGTGTGATTATCATTGATGAAGCCCAAGCCATACCATATACGCTCCGCAAGGATTTTATAAAACTTTGTGAGATAATTTCACAAAGATTTGATAGTGTTTTTATATTTATGTCCGCGACTATGCCTATTATAAGTGGTGGTAAATTCAAAGAAATATCAAATTTGGACTATTTCAAAGATCAAAAACGATACGATATTTGCTGGCTAGAGCTAGAAAATGAGGCGGCTTTGTATGAAAGCATTTCTAAATCAGCTATGAAAAATCACACTTTAGTTGTTGTAAATACCGTCGAAAAAGCTCAAGAATTATTCTATAAGTTCAAAAGTGATTTTAAAACATACTCTCTAACAAGCTATATGAGCGATGAACATAAACAAAAAACAATATCTTGTATCCAAAATAAATTAACCAAAAACGATGAGAAAATTTTGCTTATCTCGACTCAATCTATAGAAGCTGGTGTTGATGTGAGCTTTGAAGTCGGCTTTAGGGAGGTCGCACCAATAAGCTCTATAATCCAAACAGCGGGCAGGATAAATAGACACTTTGGTGATAAAAAAGGGAAGTTATATGTCTTTGATGACATAAGCGGACACACAGATGACATTTATGGCGATTTAAAGATGATAAGCGATCCTATTATCTCCGATATGCTAAAAAAGAGTGATATTTGCGAAAGTGAAGTTCTGGAGTTTTCAAATGCTTATTTTGAGAAAATTTATACCAATTTAGAATCTTATATTTTGGAAAAAGATATGCAAAATTTAAAGTTTGCATCTACAAATAAGAAAATTAGCGAGATAATGAATGTAGAAAATGGTAAAACGATGCTTGTTATCGAGCCTTATGATGGTTTTGTGGATGGGCTTAAAACTAAGTTTTCTGAGATAAAAAATCAAAAAACTGATAAATTTAATCAGATGAATAAAATAGACAAACTTATCATCAAAGAACTAATAAAACATAGCATAAATATATCTAAAAGCGATCAAGAAAAGATAAAATCAATAAATTTAAAAGATGTTAATTTTATTCATGATGTTAAGTTTTTACCATTTAACGCTCGCGAGTATAATGATGAAGTTGGGTTTAACAAACTCTTTATAGATGAGATTTTTAGTTGA
- a CDS encoding Dna2/Cas4 domain-containing protein produces the protein MFNQDQVSGTLVNYFTTCKREAWLYAHQIHARQDDENILMGKALASIKEPNLQDFPFSNLKFDKLSKLKGHYQITEYKKTLKNKEAAINQLLFYMYILKTNLKLKLISGKVICGKTVLSVEGNDENFVKMKLTIEDIVSLVNEPKAPPPVAKKICKNCAYNDYCF, from the coding sequence ATGTTTAACCAAGATCAAGTTTCTGGGACGTTGGTAAATTATTTTACTACTTGCAAGCGTGAAGCATGGCTTTATGCTCATCAAATTCACGCTAGGCAAGATGATGAAAATATACTTATGGGAAAAGCACTAGCCAGTATTAAAGAGCCAAATCTGCAAGATTTTCCATTTTCAAATCTCAAATTTGATAAACTCTCAAAGCTAAAAGGCCACTATCAAATCACCGAATACAAAAAGACGCTCAAAAACAAAGAGGCCGCCATAAATCAACTACTTTTTTATATGTATATTTTAAAAACAAATTTAAAACTAAAGCTTATTAGCGGGAAAGTGATTTGCGGTAAAACTGTGCTTAGTGTAGAAGGAAATGATGAAAACTTTGTCAAAATGAAATTAACGATAGAAGATATTGTGAGTTTGGTAAATGAGCCAAAAGCTCCACCGCCAGTCGCAAAGAAAATTTGTAAAAATTGTGCATACAATGACTATTGTTTTTGA
- the cas5 gene encoding CRISPR-associated protein Cas5, with product MNSDIIAFKLTSDYAHFSHPATIYSSLTYPVPPKTAIMGFLGAIIGLSEYWKLENLLYSVKINSQIRKKIFIFNGIKFALATNFKLEDGYQNSSEKKQFYRELICNPSYTIFLNLQNIDDEFKRQIILNLKEHKTAFTPYLGINFCIADFEFIEVKNCQKITSDTLKASSFVLQEDFIFEQDNYEARLTSVRMACNVEKGRIFKDFKDFVIEINEGKTLNAKNSGNAYNIDNEVVCFV from the coding sequence ATGAATAGTGATATAATTGCATTTAAGCTAACAAGCGATTATGCACATTTTTCTCATCCGGCGACTATTTATTCCAGTCTTACCTATCCAGTGCCGCCAAAAACTGCTATTATGGGTTTTCTTGGGGCTATAATCGGGCTTAGTGAGTATTGGAAACTTGAAAATTTACTCTATAGTGTAAAGATAAATTCTCAAATTAGAAAAAAGATATTTATCTTTAATGGCATTAAATTTGCACTTGCAACAAATTTTAAACTTGAAGATGGATATCAAAATTCTAGTGAGAAAAAGCAGTTTTATAGAGAGCTTATTTGCAATCCTTCTTATACTATATTTTTAAATTTGCAAAATATAGATGATGAGTTTAAACGGCAAATAATCTTAAATTTAAAAGAGCACAAAACTGCCTTTACGCCGTATTTGGGTATAAACTTTTGTATAGCTGATTTTGAGTTTATAGAGGTAAAAAACTGCCAAAAGATTACGAGCGATACGCTAAAAGCATCAAGCTTTGTTTTGCAAGAAGATTTTATATTTGAACAAGATAATTATGAAGCTAGGCTCACATCTGTAAGAATGGCTTGCAATGTTGAAAAAGGCAGAATATTTAAAGACTTCAAAGATTTTGTTATCGAAATAAATGAAGGTAAAACATTAAATGCAAAAAATAGCGGAAATGCCTATAATATTGATAATGAGGTAGTTTGCTTTGTCTGA
- the cas7b gene encoding type I-B CRISPR-associated protein Cas7/Csh2, with product MLKKEILFLWDGENFNPNGDMLNSNAPRIDEETNIAEATDVRIKRTIRDELMRENEDQIFVKEYRRDENILDCKNAIRQNIDIKKSKNEVIEQILTKFIDIRAFGGVLPISDKEEMKKNKDIKVAGVSFTGPVQFRMSKSLHKVQLKHIKGTGAFASGEDKDAKTFREEDFLAYAFFATYGIIDNHNANKTKFSENDAAKIIKALWSGTKNLTTRTKIGQMPRFMLIVSYKDDTYAGDLNNSVELIMKKDDEAIRNLNDFSINFDRLNAKLKSYSDNIEKIEYIADSEFEALNKNAIDDSWIKLKS from the coding sequence ATGCTTAAAAAAGAGATACTTTTTTTGTGGGACGGGGAAAATTTCAATCCAAATGGCGACATGCTAAATAGTAATGCTCCTAGAATAGATGAAGAGACAAACATAGCAGAAGCAACAGATGTTCGTATAAAAAGAACTATAAGAGATGAGCTTATGAGGGAAAATGAAGATCAGATCTTTGTAAAAGAATATAGGAGAGATGAAAATATCTTGGATTGCAAGAATGCTATTCGCCAAAATATTGATATCAAAAAAAGTAAAAATGAGGTAATAGAACAAATTTTGACTAAATTTATAGATATTAGGGCATTTGGCGGTGTTTTACCTATTTCGGACAAAGAAGAGATGAAAAAAAATAAAGATATAAAAGTTGCTGGAGTTTCTTTTACTGGTCCTGTTCAGTTTCGTATGTCAAAGTCTTTGCATAAAGTCCAATTAAAGCATATAAAAGGCACAGGAGCATTTGCTAGTGGTGAAGATAAAGACGCTAAAACATTTAGAGAAGAGGATTTTTTGGCTTATGCATTTTTTGCGACCTATGGCATCATTGATAATCATAATGCAAATAAGACTAAATTTAGCGAAAATGACGCTGCTAAAATCATCAAAGCTCTTTGGAGTGGAACTAAAAATTTAACAACTCGTACAAAAATAGGGCAAATGCCAAGATTTATGCTTATCGTAAGTTATAAAGATGATACTTATGCCGGAGATTTAAACAATAGTGTTGAATTGATAATGAAAAAAGATGATGAAGCAATTAGAAATTTGAATGATTTTAGCATAAATTTTGACAGATTAAACGCAAAATTGAAAAGTTATTCTGATAATATAGAAAAAATAGAATACATCGCAGATAGCGAATTTGAAGCATTAAATAAAAATGCTATTGATGATAGTTGGATTAAGTTAAAGTCATGA
- a CDS encoding GNAT family N-acetyltransferase: MFNIRNASSNDLPAILSLIKELAIYENLEDQITFSQEEFQKSIFEKKYANILVCETNEKIIGYAIYFYSFSTFLGRGGIYLEDLYIQKGFRNQGIGKKILKLLAQKCIDENLGRLEWACLNWNEPSLAFYKKIGAKTLDEWVSLRVDGDALSNLANL, from the coding sequence TTGTTTAATATACGAAATGCAAGCTCAAACGACTTGCCAGCTATCTTATCTTTGATAAAAGAACTCGCAATTTACGAAAATTTAGAAGATCAAATCACCTTTAGCCAAGAAGAATTCCAAAAATCAATCTTTGAAAAAAAATATGCAAATATTTTAGTCTGCGAAACTAATGAAAAAATCATAGGATATGCTATATATTTTTACTCATTTTCTACGTTTTTGGGACGTGGTGGGATCTATCTTGAAGATTTATACATCCAAAAAGGGTTTAGAAATCAAGGAATTGGTAAAAAAATCTTAAAACTGCTAGCCCAAAAATGTATAGATGAAAATCTCGGCAGACTTGAGTGGGCGTGCCTAAACTGGAATGAACCAAGCCTTGCATTTTACAAAAAAATCGGCGCAAAAACGCTTGATGAGTGGGTCAGCCTAAGAGTAGATGGTGACGCTTTATCAAATTTAGCAAACCTATAA
- the cas2 gene encoding CRISPR-associated endonuclease Cas2, with the protein MFVILFYDIQNAKEKEKNNARKVQKLVEKYLARVQFSVFEGEIRKSDLKLLTDKLKKACVQEFDSIIIYSFENQKYSYRTVIGVDKNESLFS; encoded by the coding sequence ATGTTTGTGATACTTTTTTATGATATACAAAATGCTAAAGAAAAAGAGAAAAATAATGCTAGAAAAGTTCAAAAATTAGTGGAAAAATATCTTGCGCGCGTGCAATTTTCTGTATTTGAAGGAGAGATTAGAAAGAGCGATCTCAAGCTGCTTACTGATAAGTTGAAAAAGGCTTGCGTGCAAGAGTTTGATTCTATTATCATCTACTCTTTTGAAAACCAAAAATACTCATATCGCACAGTTATAGGGGTGGATAAAAATGAATCACTTTTTAGCTAA
- the cas1 gene encoding CRISPR-associated endonuclease Cas1: MLKNDRTHFILNNGLLRRKDDNLYFDKFDNDEQICDTKIIPINAIDEIYLLTKVSIDSYTLAFLADQNILLHFFGPFGSFRGNFYPNTPNSVNKSGFVLLEQLRSFDDVTKRTYIAKQITVARMQNAAKNCHKYGIDFDEKPFLNALEKANNNLEIMACEGGFAKAYFECWNKIIKDNKSFKFTIRSKRPPLDKINAFISYVNTRIYNVCLSEIYKTELDPRISFLHEPNYRALSLHLDLAEIFKPIIGDNLIFSMLNKKEITAKDFASDAGRLRFTNEAIKKIEMQMIDRLSRTYKIGEQTFTMRQVIRKEANKIKRCICENSPYEGFVLA, encoded by the coding sequence ATTTTGAAAAACGATAGAACGCATTTTATTTTAAATAATGGCTTGTTGCGTCGCAAAGATGATAACTTATATTTTGATAAATTTGATAATGATGAGCAAATTTGCGATACCAAAATTATCCCTATAAATGCAATCGATGAGATATATTTGCTTACAAAAGTTAGTATTGATAGTTATACTTTGGCATTTTTGGCTGATCAAAATATATTGCTTCATTTTTTTGGCCCTTTTGGGAGTTTTCGTGGAAATTTTTATCCAAATACACCAAATTCAGTCAATAAAAGTGGTTTTGTTTTATTAGAACAGCTTAGAAGTTTTGATGACGTAACAAAACGAACTTATATAGCAAAGCAAATTACGGTAGCTAGAATGCAAAATGCGGCTAAAAATTGTCATAAATATGGTATTGATTTTGATGAAAAACCGTTTTTAAATGCACTTGAAAAAGCAAATAATAATCTTGAAATTATGGCTTGTGAAGGCGGTTTTGCTAAAGCGTATTTTGAGTGCTGGAATAAAATCATCAAAGATAATAAAAGTTTTAAATTTACCATTCGCTCAAAGCGTCCGCCACTAGATAAGATAAATGCTTTTATAAGTTATGTAAATACGCGGATTTATAATGTTTGCTTAAGTGAGATTTATAAAACAGAGCTTGACCCAAGGATTTCGTTTTTGCATGAGCCAAATTATAGAGCTCTTAGTTTGCATCTAGATCTTGCAGAGATTTTTAAGCCTATTATTGGTGATAATTTGATATTTTCAATGCTAAACAAAAAAGAGATTACGGCTAAGGATTTTGCGAGCGATGCTGGGCGTTTGCGTTTTACGAATGAAGCGATAAAAAAGATTGAAATGCAGATGATAGATAGGCTATCTCGTACTTATAAGATCGGCGAACAAACGTTTACAATGAGACAGGTTATCAGAAAAGAAGCAAATAAAATTAAAAGATGTATTTGTGAAAATTCACCATACGAAGGGTTCGTGCTTGCTTGA
- a CDS encoding SU10 major capsid protein, whose product MAITSTGFDNTVTDKRVGLKSSVYDKIILIGAEETPLMTMLQTSPVKATEHSWIIDKLAEPKKNAQLEISDFTNGSKSTKQKRTNSVQIFTTDVMVSETMQNVATYGGKELEYEVAKKAKEHKKDIEYALFGLGRDNDAKKSVLKAPTPRDEATAGEIRNIQSEFKTLTLITNKCYLSSHGLYNYYIKQAY is encoded by the coding sequence ATGGCTATTACAAGCACAGGGTTTGACAATACAGTCACAGATAAAAGAGTTGGGTTAAAATCATCTGTATATGATAAAATAATCCTAATTGGAGCTGAAGAAACTCCACTTATGACAATGCTACAAACTAGCCCAGTTAAAGCAACAGAACATAGCTGGATAATCGACAAACTAGCAGAGCCAAAGAAAAACGCTCAACTAGAAATAAGCGATTTCACAAATGGCAGTAAATCAACTAAACAAAAACGTACAAACTCAGTCCAAATATTTACAACAGATGTTATGGTATCTGAAACTATGCAAAACGTAGCAACTTATGGTGGTAAAGAGCTAGAATATGAAGTAGCTAAAAAAGCAAAAGAGCATAAAAAAGATATTGAATATGCACTTTTTGGCTTGGGTCGTGATAATGATGCTAAAAAAAGCGTATTAAAAGCTCCTACTCCAAGAGATGAAGCTACAGCTGGGGAGATAAGAAACATTCAAAGCGAGTTCAAAACACTAACTCTCATTACCAACAAGTGTTACCTTTCTTCTCATGGATTATATAATTATTACATCAAACAAGCTTATTAA